From a region of the Arachis ipaensis cultivar K30076 chromosome B09, Araip1.1, whole genome shotgun sequence genome:
- the LOC107619034 gene encoding hevamine-A: MFSANNKTAMASNKSSRTHQALALLLFFLLTLSSAHAKDGIATYWGQKNGDGTLTSTCDTGNFEIVNLASLSTFGCGRTPEWNFAGHCRSWSRCKKLAPEIKHCQRNGVKVFLSLGGADGFYSLCSPKDAKSVSDYLYNNFLSGRKGPFGSVYLDGIDLDIEGGSNLYWDDLARELDTRRKQDRYFYLSAAPECSFTDHYLDTAIRTWLFDYIFVQFYNNPPCQYSNGDASLLLSSWNTWTSYVKLNNTVFMGLPAAPDAAPSGGYISPQDLCTKVLPNIKHTPNYGGVMLWDRYRDITNHYGNQIKDCVEVDDSVRVSQTLMATLSNTVSQCVPAAFNRIVPKLRPF; the protein is encoded by the exons ATGTTCTCCGCTAACAACAAAACCGCTATGGCTTCCAACAAGAGTAGTAGAACTCATCAAGCACTAGCATTGCTCCTGTTCTTCCTCCTCACCCTCTCCTCTGCACACGCCAAAGATGGCATAGCCACATACTGGGGGCAGAAAAATGGCGACGGCACCTTAACCTCCACATGCGACACCGGAAACTTCGAGATTGTGAACCTCGCCTCTCTCAGCACTTTCGGTTGTGGCAGAACTCCAGAATGGAACTTTGCTGGCCACTGTAGATCATGGTCCCGTTGTAAAAAACTCGCACCAGAAATCAAACATTGCCAAAGAAACGGTGTGAAGGTGTTCCTTTCCCTTGGAGGAGCCGATGGGTTCTACTCCTTATGCTCGCCGAAAGATGCCAAGAGCGTCTCCGACTATCTTTACAACAACTTCCTGAGTGGCCGAAAGGGTCCATTTGGGAGTGTGTACCTTGATGGCATTGATTTGGACATTGAAGGTGGTTCAAACCTTTATTGGGATGACTTAGCTAGAGAACTCGATACACGCAGAAAGCAAGACAG GTACTTTTACTTGTCGGCAGCACCAGAATGTTCCTTCACAGATCACTACCTTGATACCGCCATTAGAACTTGGCTTTTCGATTACATATTCGTTCAGTTCTACAACAACCCTCCATGCCAATATAGTAACGGCGACGCATCTTTGCTCTTATCTTCATGGAATACATGGACCTCCTATGTGAAGCTCAATAACACGGTGTTTATGGGGCTACCCGCTGCACCTGATGCAGCTCCCAGCGGTGGCTATATTTCACCGCAAGATCTGTGTACTAAGGTTCTTCCAAACATCAAGCACACTCCTAACTATGGTGGCGTCATGCTTTGGGATAGGTACCGCGATATTACTAACCACTACGGCAATCAAATCAAGGATTGTGTTGAAGTTGATGATAGTGTTAGGGTGTCCCAAACATTGATGGCAACGTTATCAAACACTGTATCTCAATGTGTACCTGCAGCTTTCAACCGCATCGTACCGAAACTAAGACCCTTTTAG
- the LOC107617814 gene encoding coiled-coil domain-containing protein SCD2 has translation MVMERKGSESPVSVRQWSSESSSLSSRNGAAGHARSSSLTLTGNNGISTVKRNQNVAAKAAAQRLAQVMASQTADDDDDDDDDDLGFRYAAPPPLSLSRNAIKSTSNITSRTRRSPSPALPQNPVVVEEAPASASYLRPAPALSPAPAPAQSPTVNRPPLSLRTPTLAAAAPAPAPAPLDPLIRSNKSKDKRFPFDSGLVQPKDSGGNRDASALLDEVDMLQEENESILDKLRVEEERCKEAEARVRELEKQVASLGEGVSLEAKLLSRKEAALRQREAALKNAKDSKDGIGKEITSLKAAVENAKVEVAAAVSQLNGAESEVKALRSMTHRMILTQKEMEEVVLKRCWLARYWGLAAKYGKLLFGLALFLIYFLLGMWDYGIHSYCGNITSRTRRSPSPALPQNPVVVEEAPASASYLRPAPALSPAPAPAQSPTVNRPPLSLRTPTLAAAAPAPAPAPLDPLIRSNKSKDKRFPFDSGLVQPKDSGGNRDASALLDEVDMLQEENESILDKLRVEEERCKEAEARVRELEKQVASLGEGVSLEAKLLSRKEAALRQREAALKNAKDSKDGIGKEITSLKAAVENAKVEVAAAVSQLNGAESEVKALRSMTHRMILTQKEMEEVVLKRCWLARYWGLAAKYGICADVAVSKYELWSSLAPLPFEVVLSAGQKAKEECWEKGDEAPDKRSKLVPDLNDLTGEGNIENMLSVEMGLKELASLKVEDAIVQVLAQQRRPSSARQSVSDIKSPGDPKFMEAFELSPEESEDVLFKEAWLTYFWRRAKAHGIEEDIAKERLQFWIGRSVHSPTSHDAVDVDQGLLELRKLGIEHRLWEASRKEVDHEYTIAPTLTT, from the exons ATGGTGATGGAGCGTAAAGGAAGTGAGAGCCCGGTTTCTGTCAGGCAGTGGAGCAGTGAATCTAGCTCTCTTTCTTCACGTAATGGTGCTGCTGGCCATGCTCGCTCCTCCTCCCTAACTCTCACCGGAAACAATGGAATCTCAACCGTCAAGAGGAATCAAAATGTTGCCGCCAAAGCCGCCGCTCAGCGCCTCGCACAGGTCATGGCTTCCCAGACCGCCGACGACGAtgatgacgacgacgacgacgatctCGGATTTCGCTACGCTGCTCCTCCACCTCTCTCTCTATCCAGAAATGCCATCAAATCTACCAGCAACATCACCTCCCGCACTCGTAGATCTCCCTCTCCTGCG TTACCTCAGAATCCTGTGGTTGTGGAAGAAGCACCAGCATCAGCGTCGTATCTTCGTCCGGCTCCGGCACTATCACCGGCACCGGCACCGGCACAATCACCTACCGTGAATAGACCACCGCTCAGCCTCAGGACTCCTACTCTGGCCGCAGCAGCTCCAGCTCCAGCTCCAGCTCCACTCGACCCTCTCATTCGCTCCAATAAGTCAAAGGATAAAAG GTTTCCGTTTGACTCCGGCCTTGTTCAACCAAAAGATTCAGGAGGAAACCGTGATGCTTCTGCACTTCTTGATGAG GTTGATATGCTCCAGGAAGAGAATGAAAGCATTCTTGACAAG CTCAGAGTTGAGGAAGAGAGATGCAAGGAAGCAGAGGCCAGAGTTAGGGAGCTTGAGAAACAG GTAGCTTCTCTTGGAGAAGGTGTATCTTTGGAAGCTAAACTTTTGAGCAG AAAGGAAGCAGCATTGCGCCAAAGAGAG GCTGCACTTAAAAATGCCAAAGACTCTAAGGATGGAATTGGTAAGGAAATCACATCTCTGAAGGCTGCAGTTGAG AATGCAAAAGTTGAAGTGGCAGCTGCTGTGAGCCAGTTAAATGGAGCTGAATCTGAAGTGAAAGCTCTTCGGTCAATGACACACAGAATGATATTAACTCAGAAAGAAATG GAGGAAGTTGTTCTTAAGAGGTGTTGGCTTGCTCGGTATTGGGGTTTAGCTGCAAAATATGGTAAGCTGCTGTTTGGTTtagctttatttttaatttattttcttctggGGATGTGGGATTATGGCATCCATTCC TACTGTGGCAACATCACCTCCCGCACTCGTAGATCTCCCTCTCCTGCG TTACCTCAGAATCCTGTGGTTGTGGAAGAAGCACCAGCATCAGCGTCGTATCTTCGTCCGGCTCCGGCACTATCACCGGCACCGGCACCGGCACAATCACCTACCGTGAATAGACCACCGCTCAGCCTCAGGACTCCTACTCTGGCCGCAGCAGCTCCAGCTCCAGCTCCAGCTCCACTCGACCCTCTCATTCGCTCCAATAAGTCAAAGGATAAAAG GTTTCCGTTTGACTCCGGCCTTGTTCAACCAAAAGATTCAGGAGGAAACCGTGATGCTTCTGCACTTCTTGATGAG GTTGATATGCTCCAGGAAGAGAATGAAAGCATTCTTGACAAG CTCAGAGTTGAGGAAGAGAGATGCAAGGAAGCAGAGGCCAGAGTTAGGGAGCTTGAGAAACAG GTAGCTTCTCTTGGAGAAGGTGTATCTTTGGAAGCTAAACTTTTGAGCAG AAAGGAAGCAGCATTGCGCCAAAGAGAG GCTGCACTTAAAAATGCCAAAGACTCTAAGGATGGAATTGGTAAGGAAATCACATCTCTGAAGGCTGCAGTTGAG AATGCAAAAGTTGAAGTGGCAGCTGCTGTGAGCCAGTTAAATGGAGCTGAATCTGAAGTGAAAGCTCTTCGGTCAATGACACACAGAATGATATTAACTCAGAAAGAAATG GAGGAAGTTGTTCTTAAGAGGTGTTGGCTTGCTCGGTATTGGGGTTTAGCTGCAAAATATG GCATTTGTGCAGATGTTGCAGTTTCAAAGTATGAACTTTGGTCATCATTAGCCCCTCTTCCTTTTGAGGTTGTCCTTTCTGCAGGACAAAAAGCTAAGGAGGAATGCTGGGAAAAAG GTGATGAAGCCCCAGATAAGAGGAGCAAACTTGTTCCAGACTTGAATGATCTTACTGGAGAAGGAAATATCGAGAATATGCTTTCAGTTGAAATGGGACTGAAGGAGCTTGCATCTTTAAAG GTTGAGGATGCTATTGTGCAAGTATTAGCCCAACAACGTCGTCCAAGTTCTGCTCGACAATCTGTCTCAG ATATTAAATCACCAGGGGACCCGAAGTTCATGGAAGCCTTTG AATTAAGTCCAGAGGAGTCTGAGGATGTTCTTTTCAAGGAG GCTTGGCTTACATATTTTTGGAGAAGAGCAAAGGCTCATGGTATAGAGGAGGACATTGCCAAAGAACGTCTTCAGTTTTGGATTGGTCGAAGTGTGCATTCTCCTACCTCGCATGATGCTGTTGACG TTGACCAAGGACTTTTGGAGCTCAGGAAACTGGGGATTGAACATCGACTCTGGGAAGCATCCAGGAAAGAAGTTGATCACGAATATACTATTGCACCAACATTAACGACTTGA
- the LOC107617815 gene encoding delta(3,5)-Delta(2,4)-dienoyl-CoA isomerase, peroxisomal → MAEEKYKTLEVVEKNPKSGVFHLYLNRPRQRNALTYDFFTEFPKALYALDHNRDVNVIVLSGAGDHFCSGIDISQLKSITQSYHDAGESLRRQILAMQDSVTALERCRKPVIASIHGACIGGAIDIVTACDLRYCTEDAFFSVKEVDLALAADLGTLQRLPLIVGYGNAMELALTARRFSGSEAKQLGLVSRAFPSKDDLDQAVSVLAQEIAAKSPLAIMGTKTVLLKSRDLTVDQGLDFVATMNSARLLSSDLTEAVAAQLQKRKPVFSKL, encoded by the exons ATGGCGGAGGAGAAATACAAAACCCTAGAGGTAGTAGAGAAGAACCCCAAATCAGGGGTGTTCCACCTTTACTTGAATCGTCCGAGACAACGCAACGCTCTGACGTATGATTTCTTCACTGAGTTCCCCAAAGCCCTGTATGCCCTGGACCACAACCGTGACGTCAACGTCATCGTGTTATCCGGCGCAGGTGATCACTTCTGCTCCGGCATCGACATTTCCCAGTTGAAATCTATCACGCAGTCCTACCACGATGCCGGGGAGAGTCTCCGTCGGCAGATCCTGGCGATGCAAGATTCCGTCACGGCGTTGGAGCGGTGCCGAAAGCCAGTGATTGCTAGTATCCATGGCGCTTGCATCGGGGGTGCAATTGACATCGTGACAGCCTGTGACTTAAGGTATTGCACGGAGGACGCGTTCTTTTCGGTGAAGGAGGTTGATTTGGCCCTGGCTGCTGATCTCGGCACTCTTCAGAGACTGCCATTAATTGTTGGCTACGGTAACGCCATGGAGTTGGCCTTGACAGCTCGCCGGTTTTCCGGTTCCGAGGCTAAGCAGTTGGGCCTCGTTTCTCGCGCTTTCCCTTCCAAAGATGACCTCGATCAAGCTGTCTCGGTTCTTGCTCAGG AAATTGCTGCCAAGTCTCCCCTTGCAATCATGGGGACAAAAACAGTGCTGCTTAAAAGTAGGGACTTAACTGTGGATCAGGGATTGGACTTTGTTGCAACCATGAATTCTGCCAGATTGTTGTCAAGTGATTTAACTGAAGCAGTAGCAGCACAACTGCAGAAACGAAAGCCAGTTTTCTCGAAGCTGTGA